One stretch of Rhinatrema bivittatum chromosome 8, aRhiBiv1.1, whole genome shotgun sequence DNA includes these proteins:
- the VMAC gene encoding vimentin-type intermediate filament-associated coiled-coil protein: MGGRAGSRLRRGRPCTDSVCTFLFPQPGVSQRAPPPPPTPFLCRALARAGRGGATPAMSVLSPLQIKEANAHLEAVHRRVAELEARLGAAETTVREQAESLIRKDEQLHVAVREITGSKDREISELKEQLSRSEDTIQKLLSVIKEKDDLLSQLKHRSQLLGKICRRRPLLDTLLSDMAEGEQLTALPGTEPHLPFPSHEEFMQETNGLVRPAYNQHEFSLSEDETDDPELEKCLFGTTV; encoded by the exons atgggggggagggcaggcagcaggctgaggaGGGGGAGACCTTGCACTGACAGTGTTTGCACTTTCCTGTTCCCACAGCCGGGAGTGTCCCAgcgagctcccccccccccccccaccccctttctctGCAGAGCTCTGGCCCGTGCCGGACGGGGGGGGGCTACTCCGGCCATGTCCGTGCTATCTCCGCTGCAGATTAAGGAGGCCAATGCCCACCTGGAGGCCGTCCACCGGCGCGTGGCGGAGCTGGAGGCGCGCCTGGGGGCCGCAGAGACCACGGTCAGGGAGCAGGCGGAGAGCCTGATCCGGAAGGACGAGCAGCTTCACGTCGCGGTGCGGGAGATCACGGGGAGCAAAGACAG agAAATTTCCGAGCTGAAGGAGCAGCTCTCCAGGTCCGAGGATACTATCCAGAAGCTGCTGAGCGTCATTAAGGAGAAGGATGACCTGCTTTCCCAGCTGAAACATCGAAGTCAGCTGCTCGGCAAAATTTGCCGCCGCCGCCCCTTGCTGGACACCTTGCTCTCGGACATGGCAGAAGGGGAGCAGCTTACAGCCCTTCCGGGGACCGAACCCCATTTGCCTTTCCCAAGTCACGAGGAGTTTATGCAGGAGACAAACGGCCTGGTCCGGCCAGCCTACAACCAGCATGAATTCTCCCTCAGTGAGGACGAGACGGACGACCCGGAACTGGAAAAGTGCCTGTTTGGCACCACAGTATGA